From a single Aquarana catesbeiana isolate 2022-GZ linkage group LG09, ASM4218655v1, whole genome shotgun sequence genomic region:
- the LOC141108961 gene encoding G patch domain and ankyrin repeat-containing protein 1-like yields MNFPRLISFTKTCEKSDWWENGEHTTKKPFKSYEVATTGEEARSFYESLIGTDRESSASRKPSRKCRVHRSPSHEEPRVGSSESGPNTLVRETTNQRVGHQLLRCSQNGEMKGLRQLVEKEHCDINFQDRYYWTPVMCAAFAGKKDAVSYLLKRGAAWVGVCETRGKDALTLAEEGGHQEVVKLLQDSLKGQPEESQPRTQLLERKYCDVCKTYYQEDSIDTHERSTVHLFNKKKKIPSTYYAIPEHNMGFKMMLKEGWDRESGLGPRGVPVFDHDIVQSGVAVMYC; encoded by the exons ATGAATTTTCCAAGGCTAATCTCATTCACCAAGACCTGTGAAAAATCTGATTGGTGGGAAAATGGAGAGCATACTACCAAGAAACCCTTCAAATCATATGAGGTTGCCACTACAGGGGAAGAGGCAAGAAGCTTCTATGAAAGTCTTATAGGTACTGACAGAGAGTCGTCAGCTTCAAGAAAACCATCTCGAAAGTGCAGAGTTCACAGATCTCCATCACATGAAGAGCCACGTGTAGGGTCTTCAGAGAGTGGACCAAATACATTGGTCCGGGAAACAACAAACCAGAGAGTGGGCCACCAGCTGCTCAGATGTTCACAAAACGGAGAAATGAAAGGTTTGAGACAGCTGGTGGAAAAAGAACATTGTGACATCAATTTCCAAGATAGATACTATTGGACACCGGTGATGTGTGCGGCATTTGCAGGTAAAAAAGATGCTGTGAGTTACTTGTTGAAAAGAGGAGCAGCCTGGGTTGGCGTTTGTGAAACTCGAGGCAAAGATGCTCTAACGTTAGCAGAAGAAGGAGGGCACCAGGAGGTTGTCAAGCTATTGCAGGATTCTTTGAAGGGTCAGCCGGAGGAATCACAACCAAG AACCCAGCTGCTAGAAAGAAAATACTGCGATGTTTGCAAGACGTATTATCAGGAAGACAGCATAGACACACATGAACGATCTACCGTACATCTCTTcaacaagaaaaagaaaattccATCTACATATTATGCTATCCCAGAGCACAATATGGGCTTTAAGATGATGCTTAAGGAAGGCTGGGACCGGGAGTCAGGCCTGggacccagaggc